A portion of the Tindallia magadiensis genome contains these proteins:
- the trpA gene encoding tryptophan synthase subunit alpha, translating to MTRINKKFMSLKEDKKKALIPFIMAGDPDIDTTIKLVLELEKAGADIIELGLPYSDPLADGPVLQRSAKKAIEKGMDMDQYLKLIESIRKKTEVPLVGLVYVNSLLQYGWDDFGKCAEKAGLDGVIIPDLPKEARFYDGYALSPLPITEIRLVAPTSGERVRTIAKDADGFLYCIASKGVTGARNTLDEGLKTFMTQVRQETNCPTALGFGISSPEMVMEIRELADGFIIGSSLMEKLDEDVKSNKGFVKTIDFIATLREALDKNR from the coding sequence ATGACAAGAATTAATAAAAAATTTATGTCTTTGAAAGAGGATAAGAAAAAAGCACTTATTCCATTTATAATGGCGGGAGATCCGGATATAGATACAACAATCAAGCTGGTTCTGGAACTGGAGAAAGCTGGTGCTGATATTATTGAACTAGGTCTGCCTTACTCTGACCCATTAGCCGATGGACCTGTTCTACAACGTTCTGCGAAAAAAGCGATAGAAAAAGGAATGGATATGGACCAGTACTTGAAACTGATAGAGAGTATTAGAAAAAAGACAGAAGTACCATTGGTAGGGCTTGTTTATGTGAATAGCTTACTTCAATATGGATGGGATGATTTTGGGAAATGCGCTGAAAAAGCGGGGTTAGACGGTGTAATCATTCCTGATCTTCCAAAAGAAGCTAGATTTTATGATGGGTACGCTCTTTCGCCCTTACCAATCACTGAGATACGATTGGTAGCACCAACTTCTGGTGAACGTGTGCGCACTATTGCAAAAGATGCAGATGGTTTCCTGTACTGCATTGCTTCTAAAGGAGTTACAGGAGCTAGAAATACTTTGGATGAGGGGCTGAAAACATTTATGACTCAGGTAAGACAGGAAACAAACTGTCCGACGGCACTGGGTTTTGGTATATCGTCTCCGGAAATGGTAATGGAAATTCGTGAGTTGGCAGATGGGTTCATCATAGGGAGCTCATTAATGGAAAAGCTGGATGAAGATGTGAAAAGCAATAAAGGCTTCGTGAAGACGATCGACTTTATTGCTACATTACGTGAAGCTTTGGATAAAAATAGATAG